In the Mesorhizobium sp. M1D.F.Ca.ET.043.01.1.1 genome, ACAGCGTCGCGACCATGTGATGGCGGTCCTAACCCCTGCGGCAACGAAGGAAGGGTGAGCCCGGAGCAAGCCCCCCGTTGGCGCCATTTCAAACTATCCATTGGAGCGCGAGGCCAACCACAGACAAGATCATCGTGCTGGTAGCGAGCCATCCGAGAGCCCGCAGCCCACCCGCTACAGGAAACTCGCCCATGACTTCGGAGCGCCCCGTCATTTGCATCATGACGACCATCAATGGAACTGCGCATATGCCGTTGATGACAGCGCTCCAATACAGCGCCTTGATTGGATCAATCGGTGTGAAGATGATAGCCATTCCGAGCATGGCCGCCGCAGCCAATGTCGTATAAAACGCCACCGCCTCCTTGGGCTGTCGCTCCAGCCCCACCGGCCAACGGCACGCTTCACCGACGGCGAATGCAGCCGAACCTGCGAGAACCGGCACCGCAAGGAGACCGGTGCCGATGATACCGGTCGCGAAGACCATAAGCGCGAACTTACCTGCAACCGGCTCCAGGGCTTTGGCGGCGTCAGTCGGGGAATTGATCTCAGTCACTCCCGCCTTGTGTAGTGTGGCGGCCGTCGTAACGATGATCGCTATCGCTATCAGGTTCGAAAATGCCATGCCGACTAAGGTGTCTGCGCGAATACGCCGAAAGGCGCCAGATGCTTGCCATGGCGCCCATTTCAACGGCTTGGCTTTCGGGTTCACCGCCTCCTCTTCCACCTCTTGCGACGACTGCCAGAAGAACAGATAGGGGGAAATCGTAGTGCCCAGAACGGCAAGAACCGTTGTGAAAAAAGACCGGTTCCATTCTACGTGCGGAATGAAAATGCCTTTGAGCGCTTCTCCCCAGGGGATATGCGTCATGAACGCAGCCATAACGTAGGCGAAGAGGCTGAGCGTCGTCCATTTCAGAACCGTGACATACCGGCTGTAGTCGACAAAGACGATCGCAGCAATAGACGCCAAGCCGAACCCAACCACGTAGAGCGAACTGGGGCCACCCACCAGCAATCGGAG is a window encoding:
- a CDS encoding divalent metal cation transporter, which translates into the protein MGDIGAEVREKQTIRLAKGPFQRFLRTIGPGVITGAADDDPSGIGTYSQAGAQLGFNIGWTMIFTFPLMAAIQEIAARIGRTTGRGISGNLTRHYPAELMYFVVSLLFGANVINIGADLSAMAEALRLLVGGPSSLYVVGFGLASIAAIVFVDYSRYVTVLKWTTLSLFAYVMAAFMTHIPWGEALKGIFIPHVEWNRSFFTTVLAVLGTTISPYLFFWQSSQEVEEEAVNPKAKPLKWAPWQASGAFRRIRADTLVGMAFSNLIAIAIIVTTAATLHKAGVTEINSPTDAAKALEPVAGKFALMVFATGIIGTGLLAVPVLAGSAAFAVGEACRWPVGLERQPKEAVAFYTTLAAAAMLGMAIIFTPIDPIKALYWSAVINGICAVPLMVVMMQMTGRSEVMGEFPVAGGLRALGWLATSTMILSVVGLALQWIV